One genomic segment of Nonomuraea coxensis DSM 45129 includes these proteins:
- a CDS encoding nitrate reductase subunit alpha — MSAEDVLLKTGRFLRRSAATSGDLHSLHLVGGTEGDAFYRDRWSHDKIVRSTHGVNCTGSCSWKVYVKDGIITWETQETDYPSVGPDRPEYEPRGCPRGAAFSWYTYSPTRIRYPYARGVLVEMYAEARERLGDPVAAWAEITGDPEKRRAYQRARGRGGLVRIGWDLAAELVAAAHVHTIAAYGPDRIAGFSPIPAMSMVSQAIGSRFVSLLGGTMLSFYDWYADLPIASPQVFGDQTDVPESADWWDAAYLMMWGSNVPVTRTPDAHWMAEARYRGQKVVVVSPDYSDAAKFADEFLSVRPGTDGALAMAMGHVLLKEFFVERATPFFTGYVKRFTDLPFLVRLERRDGGHVPDRFLTARDLGLREEAAEWKTVLLSRNGRPVVPNGSAGFRWSESGKGRWNLNLGTDPRLTVMDEWSQAAEVLLPRFDGGGPLVRGVPVTRVNGHLVTTVYDLLLAQYGVRRPGLPGDWPEGYEDAARPYTPAWQEPITGVPAERAARLAREFARTAEATEGRCMIVMGAGVAQWFHGDTIYRAFLSLLLLTGCQGRNGGGWAHYVGQEKCRPLAGWQVLASAADWARPARLVPGTPFWYLHTGQWRYDRFDAGELASPLGRGAFRGRRTADLVAEAVRNGWVPMAPAFDRNPLELGDAPDPVAYTREELRSGRLRYAAEDPDDPRNWPRVLTLWRSNLFGSSAKGNEYFLHHLLGAASNLEHPDPGAASGKLDLLVTLDFRMTSSTVFSDVVLPAATWYEKHDLSSTDMHPFVHAFNPAISPPWETRTDFAAFHTIARAFSDLARERLGVRRDVVATAHQHDTPTELSHDREPALHVVERDYGALADQLAALGPLTERLGLPVKGVTFRPEEEVAWLGARCGLVPRGVAKGRPELDTAAKACEAILALSGASNGRLAAQGFRELAERTGTDLSGLADEGHRIVFSDTQARPAHVATSPEWSGKESSGRRYAPFTVNVEHGKPWHTLTGRMHFFLDHDWMHEYGESLPVYRPPLDLAALLGESGRLRYLTPHSKWSIHSEYQDNLLMLSLSRGGPTIWMSDEDAARLGVADNDWVEAVNRNGVVVARAVVSHRMPPGTVYMHHAQDRLVDVPLSEATGRRGGIHNALTQVLIKPTHLIGGHAQLSYGFNYFGPTGNQRDELTTIRRRSQEVRY, encoded by the coding sequence ATGAGCGCCGAGGACGTCCTTCTCAAGACCGGCCGTTTCCTGCGCAGATCCGCGGCCACCAGCGGTGACCTGCACAGCCTGCACCTGGTCGGCGGCACCGAGGGCGACGCCTTCTACCGGGACCGGTGGAGCCACGACAAGATCGTCCGGTCCACGCACGGGGTGAACTGCACGGGTTCGTGCTCGTGGAAGGTCTACGTCAAGGACGGCATCATCACCTGGGAGACCCAGGAGACCGACTACCCGAGCGTGGGCCCCGACCGCCCCGAGTACGAGCCCCGCGGCTGCCCGCGCGGCGCCGCCTTCTCCTGGTACACCTACTCCCCGACCCGGATCCGCTACCCGTACGCGCGGGGCGTGCTGGTCGAGATGTACGCCGAGGCCCGCGAGCGCCTCGGCGACCCCGTCGCGGCCTGGGCCGAGATCACCGGCGACCCGGAGAAGCGGCGCGCCTACCAGCGGGCCCGCGGCCGGGGCGGGCTGGTCAGGATCGGCTGGGACCTGGCGGCCGAGCTGGTCGCCGCCGCGCACGTCCACACGATCGCCGCCTACGGCCCCGACAGGATCGCCGGTTTCTCGCCGATCCCGGCCATGTCGATGGTCTCGCAGGCGATCGGCTCGCGTTTCGTGTCGCTGCTCGGCGGCACCATGCTCTCCTTCTACGACTGGTACGCCGACCTGCCGATCGCCTCCCCGCAGGTGTTCGGCGACCAGACGGACGTGCCGGAGTCGGCCGACTGGTGGGACGCCGCGTACCTGATGATGTGGGGCTCCAACGTGCCGGTGACGCGCACGCCGGACGCCCACTGGATGGCCGAGGCCCGCTACCGGGGCCAGAAGGTCGTGGTCGTCAGCCCCGACTACAGCGACGCCGCCAAGTTCGCCGACGAGTTCCTGAGCGTGCGCCCCGGCACGGACGGCGCCCTCGCCATGGCGATGGGCCACGTCCTGCTGAAGGAGTTCTTCGTGGAGCGCGCGACGCCGTTCTTCACCGGCTACGTCAAGCGTTTCACGGACCTGCCCTTCCTCGTCCGCCTGGAGCGGCGGGACGGCGGGCACGTGCCGGACAGGTTCCTCACGGCCCGCGACCTCGGCCTGCGGGAGGAGGCGGCGGAGTGGAAGACGGTCCTGCTGTCGCGCAACGGCCGCCCGGTGGTGCCGAACGGCTCGGCCGGCTTCCGCTGGAGCGAGTCGGGCAAGGGCCGCTGGAACCTGAACCTCGGCACCGACCCCAGGCTCACCGTGATGGACGAGTGGAGCCAGGCCGCCGAGGTGCTGCTGCCCCGCTTCGACGGCGGCGGCCCGCTGGTCAGGGGCGTTCCGGTGACCAGGGTCAACGGGCATCTCGTCACGACGGTCTACGACCTGCTGCTCGCCCAGTACGGCGTCCGCCGCCCCGGCCTGCCCGGCGACTGGCCGGAGGGCTACGAGGACGCGGCGCGGCCGTACACGCCGGCGTGGCAGGAGCCCATCACCGGCGTGCCCGCCGAGCGGGCCGCCCGCCTGGCCCGCGAGTTCGCGCGGACCGCCGAGGCCACCGAGGGACGCTGCATGATCGTGATGGGCGCCGGCGTGGCGCAGTGGTTCCACGGCGACACGATCTACCGGGCGTTCCTGTCGTTGCTGCTGCTGACCGGCTGCCAGGGCCGCAACGGCGGCGGCTGGGCGCACTACGTGGGCCAGGAGAAGTGCCGTCCGCTGGCGGGCTGGCAGGTGCTCGCGAGCGCCGCCGACTGGGCGCGGCCGGCCAGGCTGGTCCCCGGCACGCCGTTCTGGTACCTGCACACCGGCCAGTGGCGCTACGACCGCTTCGACGCGGGCGAGCTGGCCTCGCCGCTGGGGCGCGGCGCGTTCCGCGGCAGGCGCACGGCCGACCTGGTGGCCGAGGCGGTGCGCAACGGCTGGGTGCCGATGGCCCCGGCGTTCGACCGCAATCCGCTGGAGCTCGGGGACGCACCCGATCCGGTCGCGTACACGCGGGAGGAGCTGCGCTCGGGCCGGCTCCGCTACGCCGCCGAGGACCCGGACGACCCGCGCAACTGGCCGCGGGTGCTCACGCTCTGGCGCTCCAACCTGTTCGGCTCCAGCGCCAAGGGCAACGAGTACTTCCTGCACCACCTCCTCGGCGCGGCCTCGAACCTGGAGCACCCCGATCCCGGGGCGGCGAGCGGCAAGCTGGACCTGCTGGTCACGCTCGACTTCCGCATGACGTCCTCGACGGTCTTCTCCGACGTGGTGCTGCCGGCCGCCACCTGGTACGAGAAGCACGACCTCTCCTCGACCGACATGCACCCGTTCGTCCACGCCTTCAACCCGGCGATCAGCCCGCCCTGGGAGACCCGGACGGACTTCGCCGCCTTCCACACGATCGCCCGCGCCTTCAGCGACCTCGCCCGCGAACGGCTCGGCGTGCGCAGGGACGTGGTGGCGACCGCCCACCAGCACGACACGCCGACCGAGCTGAGCCACGACCGCGAGCCCGCCCTGCACGTCGTCGAGCGTGACTACGGCGCGCTCGCCGACCAGCTCGCCGCCCTCGGCCCGCTCACGGAGCGGCTCGGCCTGCCGGTGAAGGGGGTGACGTTCCGGCCGGAGGAGGAGGTGGCCTGGCTCGGCGCGCGCTGCGGCCTGGTGCCGCGCGGCGTGGCGAAGGGACGTCCCGAGCTGGACACCGCCGCCAAGGCGTGCGAGGCGATCCTCGCGCTGTCGGGCGCGAGCAACGGCCGCCTGGCCGCGCAGGGCTTCCGCGAGCTGGCCGAACGCACCGGGACCGACCTGTCGGGGCTGGCCGACGAGGGCCACAGGATCGTCTTCTCCGACACGCAGGCGCGGCCGGCGCACGTCGCCACGAGCCCCGAGTGGTCGGGCAAGGAGTCGTCGGGCCGCCGCTACGCGCCGTTCACGGTCAACGTCGAGCACGGCAAGCCGTGGCACACCCTGACCGGCCGGATGCACTTCTTCCTCGACCACGACTGGATGCACGAGTACGGCGAGTCGCTGCCGGTCTACCGCCCGCCGCTGGACCTCGCCGCGCTGCTCGGCGAGAGCGGCCGGCTGCGCTACCTGACGCCGCACAGCAAGTGGTCGATCCACTCGGAGTACCAGGACAACCTGCTCATGCTGTCGCTGTCGCGCGGCGGCCCGACGATCTGGATGTCGGACGAGGACGCCGCCCGGCTCGGCGTGGCCGACAACGACTGGGTGGAGGCCGTCAACCGCAACGGCGTGGTCGTGGCCCGCGCCGTCGTCTCCCACCGGATGCCGCCGGGCACGGTCTACATGCACCACGCCCAGGACCGCCTGGTCGACGTGCCCCTGTCGGAGGCGACCGGGCGCCGGGGCGGCATCCACAACGCGCTGACCCAGGTGCTGATCAAGCCGACGCACCTGATCGGCGGCCACGCCCAGCTCTCGTACGGCTTCAACTACTTCGGCCCGACCGGCAACCAGCGCGACGAGCTCACGACCATTCGCCGCCGCTCCCAGGAGGTGCGCTACTGA
- a CDS encoding phosphotransferase, which produces MKHGYTNSTFGDGALVVKCYQGPEAAFRLSTESRYLRRLRGRIPVPRVHQITSTSLTTRFVSGEHGQDLMDDGHAVEVLTECGRVLGGIHRLGIVHGDYGPQNMLFDPATFRTTAILDWEWAHPGRPVEDLAWCEWIIRSHHPEHVPLLEHFFAAYDGLVPDWAERQAAMLARCRALLEFCARWEPGGDGEKLWLRRLDTTTAWSE; this is translated from the coding sequence GTGAAGCACGGGTACACCAACAGCACATTCGGCGACGGCGCCCTGGTCGTGAAGTGCTACCAGGGCCCCGAGGCGGCGTTCAGGCTGAGCACGGAGAGCAGATACCTGCGCCGCCTGCGCGGCCGCATCCCCGTCCCGCGCGTTCACCAGATCACCTCCACCAGCCTGACCACCCGCTTCGTCTCCGGCGAGCACGGCCAGGACCTCATGGACGACGGCCACGCCGTGGAGGTGCTCACCGAGTGCGGTCGCGTCCTCGGCGGCATCCACCGCCTGGGGATCGTGCACGGCGACTACGGCCCCCAGAACATGCTCTTCGACCCGGCCACCTTCCGCACCACCGCGATCCTCGACTGGGAGTGGGCCCACCCCGGCCGGCCCGTCGAGGACCTCGCCTGGTGCGAGTGGATCATCCGCAGCCACCACCCCGAGCACGTGCCGCTGCTGGAGCACTTCTTCGCCGCCTACGACGGACTCGTCCCCGACTGGGCGGAGCGGCAGGCGGCCATGCTGGCGCGCTGCCGGGCGCTGCTCGAGTTCTGCGCGCGGTGGGAGCCGGGCGGCGACGGCGAGAAACTGTGGCTCCGCCGCCTCGACACCACCACCGCCTGGTCGGAGTGA
- a CDS encoding peptidase inhibitor family I36 protein — MNKNRRHLANALRTAGVAAGAAIIVFGALPAQAATADSATVQAYLAAFPGGTRVSSNEIVWNGGDVRVVLAATAKACPKGYYCVYEHQYWRGAMGAWRASAKNCKKFDFTKGWRDRVSSFWARGSCPSDNYFLKNKKKFQPDPFEPLVGKKAYVRFNDAYDYAARGYTG; from the coding sequence TTGAACAAGAACCGCCGCCACCTGGCCAACGCACTCAGAACGGCCGGCGTCGCCGCCGGCGCCGCGATCATCGTCTTCGGCGCGCTTCCCGCCCAGGCGGCCACCGCCGACAGCGCCACGGTCCAGGCGTACCTGGCCGCGTTCCCCGGCGGGACGCGGGTGAGCAGCAACGAGATCGTCTGGAACGGCGGCGACGTGCGGGTGGTCCTCGCCGCCACCGCCAAGGCCTGCCCGAAGGGCTATTACTGCGTGTACGAGCACCAGTACTGGCGCGGCGCCATGGGGGCGTGGCGCGCCTCGGCCAAGAACTGCAAGAAGTTCGACTTCACGAAGGGGTGGCGGGACCGGGTCTCGTCGTTCTGGGCGCGCGGCTCCTGCCCGTCCGACAACTACTTCCTGAAGAACAAGAAGAAGTTCCAGCCCGACCCGTTCGAGCCGCTGGTCGGCAAGAAGGCGTACGTCCGCTTCAACGACGCCTACGACTACGCGGCGCGCGGCTACACGGGCTGA
- the narJ gene encoding nitrate reductase molybdenum cofactor assembly chaperone, whose protein sequence is MKVLWQAAAHLLAYPDERFWRRLPLIREAAEPHFAAFLDRAAELGAGELAAHYVETFDLDRRCCLYLTYYADGDTRRRGASLAALKRRYRAAGWELMEDELPDFLPVVLEFAALDPAGAEVLREHRVGLELLRAALEGRGSPYALVVGAVCGTLPPATAEQRAAVRRLAAGGPPAESVGRQA, encoded by the coding sequence GTGAAGGTGCTCTGGCAGGCCGCGGCCCACCTGCTGGCCTATCCGGACGAGCGGTTCTGGCGGCGGCTGCCGCTGATCAGGGAGGCGGCCGAGCCGCACTTCGCCGCGTTCCTCGACCGGGCCGCCGAGCTGGGGGCGGGTGAGCTGGCCGCGCACTATGTGGAGACGTTCGATCTGGACCGGCGCTGCTGCCTCTACCTGACGTACTACGCCGACGGCGACACCCGACGGCGGGGCGCGTCGCTGGCCGCGCTGAAGCGCCGCTACCGGGCCGCCGGGTGGGAGCTGATGGAGGACGAGCTGCCCGACTTCCTGCCGGTGGTGCTGGAGTTCGCCGCGCTCGACCCGGCGGGGGCCGAGGTGCTGCGGGAGCACCGGGTGGGGCTGGAGCTGCTGCGGGCGGCGCTGGAGGGGCGCGGGTCGCCGTACGCGCTGGTGGTCGGCGCGGTGTGCGGCACGCTGCCGCCCGCGACCGCCGAGCAGCGGGCGGCGGTGCGGCGGCTGGCGGCCGGCGGGCCGCCGGCCGAGAGCGTCGGGAGGCAGGCGTGA
- a CDS encoding RtcB family protein yields MTYHEVTGTKHPIRMWARPETVDPQAMQQLRNVANLPWVHGVAVMPDVHHGKGATVGSVIAMREAVSPAAVGVDIGCGMSAVKTSYTAARLPDNLAYLRGKLEQAVPVGFAHHKRPVDPGKIFGMRTAGWAEFWKSFDDLAPAVRDRRERAEAQMGTLGGGNHFLEICADDEGAVWVVLHSGSRNIGKELAEHHIGVARGLSHNQGLVDRDLAVFLGGTPEMDAYRRDLYWAQDYARRNRALMMGLVCDVLRRHLPDITFEQPISCHHNYVAEERYEGVDVLVTRKGAIRAGSGDLGIIPGSMATGTYIVKGLGNGLAYNSASHGAGRKMSRNKAKKTFTLKDLQEQTFGVECRKDAGVLDEIPGAYKDLESVMAAQTDLVQVVAHLRQLVCIKG; encoded by the coding sequence ATGACGTACCACGAGGTGACCGGGACCAAGCACCCGATCAGGATGTGGGCGCGGCCGGAGACCGTCGATCCCCAGGCGATGCAGCAGCTACGCAACGTCGCGAACCTCCCCTGGGTCCACGGCGTCGCAGTCATGCCCGACGTCCACCACGGCAAGGGCGCGACGGTCGGGTCGGTCATCGCCATGCGAGAGGCCGTCTCGCCGGCCGCCGTCGGCGTGGACATCGGCTGCGGGATGAGCGCGGTCAAGACCTCGTACACGGCGGCCCGGCTCCCGGACAACCTCGCCTACCTGCGCGGGAAGCTGGAGCAGGCGGTGCCGGTCGGCTTCGCGCACCACAAGCGCCCGGTCGACCCCGGCAAGATCTTCGGGATGCGCACGGCCGGCTGGGCCGAGTTCTGGAAGAGCTTCGACGACCTCGCCCCGGCCGTACGGGACCGCCGCGAGCGGGCCGAGGCGCAGATGGGCACCCTCGGCGGCGGCAACCACTTCCTGGAGATCTGCGCCGACGACGAGGGCGCCGTCTGGGTCGTCCTCCACTCCGGCTCGCGCAACATCGGCAAGGAACTGGCCGAGCACCACATCGGCGTCGCCCGCGGCCTGTCGCACAACCAGGGGCTGGTGGACCGCGACCTCGCCGTCTTCCTCGGCGGGACGCCCGAGATGGACGCCTACCGCCGCGACCTCTACTGGGCCCAGGACTACGCGCGCCGCAACCGGGCGCTCATGATGGGCCTGGTCTGCGACGTCCTCCGCCGCCACCTGCCGGACATCACCTTCGAGCAGCCCATCTCCTGCCACCACAACTACGTGGCGGAGGAGCGCTACGAGGGCGTGGACGTGCTCGTCACCCGCAAGGGCGCGATCCGGGCCGGCTCCGGCGACCTCGGCATCATCCCGGGCTCCATGGCCACCGGGACGTACATCGTCAAGGGGCTGGGGAACGGGCTGGCGTACAACTCGGCCTCGCACGGCGCCGGCCGCAAGATGAGCCGGAACAAGGCGAAGAAGACGTTCACCCTGAAGGACCTGCAGGAGCAGACGTTCGGGGTGGAGTGCAGGAAGGACGCGGGGGTGCTGGACGAGATTCCGGGGGCGTACAAGGACCTGGAGTCGGTCATGGCCGCCCAGACCGACCTGGTCCAGGTCGTCGCCCACCTGCGCCAGCTCGTCTGCATCAAGGGCTGA
- a CDS encoding MFS transporter, translating into MSELRKGSRSPGPPDPDAAVLRAGQGRNLVLATFAFAVTFWAWNLIGPLAATYNRQLGLTPTQTSLLVAIPVLVGALGRIPVGVLADRFGGRRMFAAVCFVSIIPVLFVGWSDSYGWLLFWGFLLGIPGTSFAIGIPFVNAWYEPARRGFATGVFGAGMGGTALSAFFTPRLVEAFGRPATHVLMAAVLALTGVLMLGASRNSPRWSPATAPALPRMRDAMRIKATWQCSFLYAVTFGGFVAFSTYLPALLENAYRFAQTEAGLRTAGFSIAAVLSRPLGGTLSDRLGAVRVLLISFGGVALMAIVLIFHPPVEVPAGLSFVLMAFFLGLGTGGVFALVAKLVEPAKVGTVTGLVGAAGGLGGYFPPLVMGAVYSATGTYAIGYVLLAITAAAALLYTWRAFRQVTGGT; encoded by the coding sequence ATGTCTGAGCTTCGTAAAGGTTCCCGGTCGCCCGGCCCCCCGGACCCCGACGCGGCGGTCCTGCGCGCCGGTCAGGGCCGCAACCTGGTCCTCGCGACCTTCGCCTTCGCCGTCACCTTCTGGGCCTGGAACCTCATCGGCCCGCTCGCCGCCACCTACAACAGGCAGCTCGGCCTCACGCCCACCCAGACCTCGCTCCTCGTCGCGATCCCCGTCCTGGTCGGGGCCCTCGGCCGGATCCCGGTCGGGGTGCTGGCCGACCGGTTCGGCGGGCGGCGCATGTTCGCCGCCGTCTGCTTCGTCTCGATCATCCCCGTGCTGTTCGTCGGCTGGTCCGACTCGTACGGCTGGCTGCTCTTCTGGGGCTTCCTCCTCGGCATCCCCGGGACGTCGTTCGCCATCGGCATCCCCTTCGTCAACGCCTGGTACGAGCCCGCCCGCCGCGGCTTCGCCACCGGCGTCTTCGGCGCGGGGATGGGCGGGACCGCGCTGTCGGCCTTCTTCACCCCGCGCCTGGTCGAGGCGTTCGGCCGGCCGGCCACGCACGTGCTGATGGCGGCCGTGCTGGCGCTGACCGGGGTGCTCATGCTGGGCGCCAGCCGTAACTCGCCCCGGTGGTCCCCGGCGACCGCGCCCGCCCTGCCGCGCATGCGCGACGCCATGAGGATCAAGGCCACCTGGCAGTGCTCGTTCCTCTACGCGGTCACGTTCGGCGGGTTCGTGGCCTTCTCGACGTACCTGCCGGCGCTGCTGGAGAACGCCTACCGCTTCGCCCAGACCGAGGCGGGCCTCCGCACGGCCGGCTTCTCGATCGCGGCCGTCCTGTCCCGGCCGCTGGGCGGCACGCTGTCCGACCGGCTGGGGGCCGTGCGGGTGCTGCTCATCTCGTTCGGCGGGGTGGCGCTCATGGCGATCGTCCTGATCTTCCACCCGCCCGTGGAGGTGCCGGCCGGGCTGAGCTTCGTCCTCATGGCCTTCTTCCTCGGGCTGGGGACGGGCGGCGTGTTCGCGCTGGTCGCCAAGCTCGTGGAGCCGGCCAAGGTGGGGACGGTCACCGGCCTGGTGGGCGCCGCCGGCGGACTCGGCGGCTACTTCCCGCCCCTCGTCATGGGCGCCGTCTACTCGGCGACCGGCACGTACGCGATCGGGTACGTGCTGCTGGCGATCACCGCGGCGGCGGCCCTGCTGTACACGTGGCGCGCGTTCCGCCAGGTGACGGGCGGGACGTAG
- the narI gene encoding respiratory nitrate reductase subunit gamma, with protein sequence MSGGESLLWVAAPYVTLVIFVGGLIWRYRYDQFGWTTRSSQFYERRLLRVASPLFHYALIVVIAGHVTGLLVPPAWTDAIGVSNDTYHANALFWGGIAGVAALAGLALLIYRRRTRGPVFLATTANDKTMYAVLAAAIITGVVTTAAGFAPSEESYRTTVAPWFRGVLTLRPDVMAMSRANGLYKLHTVVGMGLVVLFPFSRLVHALSAPVGYLFRPYIVYRRRAR encoded by the coding sequence GTGAGCGGGGGCGAGAGCCTGCTGTGGGTCGCCGCGCCCTACGTCACCCTGGTGATCTTCGTGGGCGGCCTGATCTGGCGCTACCGCTACGACCAGTTCGGCTGGACCACCCGCTCGTCCCAGTTCTACGAGCGGCGGCTGCTGCGGGTGGCGAGCCCGCTGTTCCACTACGCGCTGATCGTCGTGATCGCCGGCCACGTCACCGGCCTGCTCGTCCCGCCGGCCTGGACCGACGCGATCGGCGTGAGCAACGACACCTACCACGCGAACGCCCTCTTCTGGGGAGGGATCGCCGGGGTGGCCGCGCTCGCGGGGCTGGCCCTGCTGATCTACCGCCGGCGTACGCGGGGGCCGGTGTTCCTCGCGACGACGGCCAACGACAAGACGATGTACGCGGTGCTGGCGGCGGCGATCATCACCGGCGTGGTGACGACGGCGGCGGGGTTCGCGCCGAGCGAGGAGAGCTACCGGACGACGGTCGCGCCGTGGTTCCGGGGGGTGCTCACCCTGCGTCCCGACGTGATGGCGATGAGTAGGGCGAACGGTCTTTACAAACTGCACACGGTGGTGGGGATGGGGCTGGTCGTACTCTTCCCGTTCAGCCGCTTGGTCCACGCACTTTCCGCCCCTGTGGGGTATTTGTTCCGTCCTTACATCGTGTATCGGAGGCGGGCGAGGTAG
- the narH gene encoding nitrate reductase subunit beta: MRIMAQIAMVMNLDKCIGCHTCSVTCKQTWTNRPGVEYVWFNNVETRPGQGYPRRYEDQDRWRGGWTLDRKGRLKLRAGGRLRKLLTIFANPLMPSIQDYYEPWTYDYGNLTRAPLSADVPVAPPRSLLSNEPAAIRWSANWDDNLGGDPSPDPVLARLSEQVRLSFEEAYMFYLPRICEHCINPSCVASCPSGALYKREEDGIVLVDQDRCRGWRMCVTGCPYKKIYFNHRTGKAEKCTFCFPRVEVGLPTVCSETCVGRLRYLGVLLYDADRVAEAAAVPDERDLYEAQLDLFADPHDPVVASAAQAAGLPAEWLEAARRSPVYDLVKRYRIALPLHPEYRTLPMVWYVPPLSPVVDALAGTGHDGEDAVNLFAAIDALRIPVGYLAELFTAGDPAPVTAALRRLAAMRSYMRAVNLGLPPVLPPEAGLEEEDLAAMYRLLALAKYDERYVIPTAYGNQPGVVEEAGCSLDYDGGPGMQGPFGEASGRPQPVSVESFHGLRERQTGEDVTHQRVNLLNWDGRGVPAGLFPPRRNRP, translated from the coding sequence ATGCGGATCATGGCCCAGATCGCCATGGTGATGAACCTGGACAAGTGCATCGGCTGCCACACCTGCTCCGTCACCTGCAAGCAGACGTGGACGAACCGTCCCGGCGTCGAGTACGTCTGGTTCAACAACGTCGAGACCCGCCCCGGCCAGGGCTACCCGCGCCGCTACGAGGACCAGGACCGCTGGCGGGGCGGCTGGACGCTGGACCGCAAGGGCAGGCTCAAGCTCCGGGCGGGCGGCCGGCTGCGCAAGCTCCTCACCATCTTCGCCAACCCGCTCATGCCCTCCATCCAGGACTACTACGAGCCCTGGACCTACGACTACGGGAACCTCACGCGGGCCCCGCTGTCGGCCGACGTGCCCGTCGCGCCACCGAGGTCGCTGCTGAGCAACGAGCCGGCCGCGATCCGGTGGAGCGCCAACTGGGACGACAACCTCGGCGGCGACCCGTCGCCCGACCCGGTGCTGGCGCGCCTGTCGGAGCAGGTCAGGCTGTCGTTCGAAGAGGCGTACATGTTCTACCTGCCGCGCATCTGCGAGCACTGCATCAACCCGTCGTGCGTGGCCTCCTGCCCCTCCGGCGCGCTGTACAAGCGCGAGGAGGACGGCATCGTGCTCGTGGACCAGGACCGGTGCCGGGGGTGGCGCATGTGCGTGACCGGCTGCCCGTACAAGAAGATCTACTTCAACCACCGCACCGGCAAGGCGGAGAAGTGCACGTTCTGCTTCCCGCGGGTCGAGGTCGGGCTGCCGACGGTCTGCTCGGAGACGTGCGTCGGCCGCCTGCGCTATCTCGGCGTCCTGCTGTACGACGCCGACCGGGTCGCCGAGGCCGCCGCGGTGCCGGACGAGCGCGACCTGTACGAGGCCCAGCTCGACCTGTTCGCCGACCCGCACGACCCGGTCGTGGCGTCCGCCGCCCAGGCCGCCGGCCTGCCCGCCGAATGGCTGGAGGCCGCGCGCCGCTCGCCGGTGTACGACCTGGTCAAGCGGTACCGGATCGCGCTCCCCCTGCATCCCGAGTACCGGACGCTGCCCATGGTCTGGTACGTCCCGCCGCTCTCGCCGGTCGTGGACGCGCTCGCCGGCACCGGCCACGACGGCGAGGACGCGGTCAACCTGTTCGCCGCCATCGACGCGCTGCGCATCCCGGTCGGCTACCTGGCGGAGCTGTTCACGGCGGGCGACCCCGCGCCGGTGACCGCGGCGCTGCGCCGGCTCGCCGCGATGCGGTCGTACATGCGGGCGGTCAACCTGGGCCTCCCGCCGGTCCTGCCGCCGGAGGCGGGCCTGGAGGAGGAGGACCTGGCGGCGATGTACCGGCTGCTCGCCCTCGCCAAGTACGACGAGCGCTACGTCATCCCGACCGCGTACGGCAACCAGCCCGGCGTCGTGGAGGAGGCCGGCTGCAGCCTCGACTACGACGGCGGGCCGGGCATGCAGGGGCCGTTCGGCGAGGCGTCGGGCCGCCCGCAGCCGGTGTCGGTCGAGAGCTTCCACGGGCTGAGGGAGCGCCAGACCGGCGAGGACGTCACCCATCAGCGGGTCAACCTGCTCAACTGGGACGGCCGGGGCGTCCCCGCCGGGCTGTTCCCGCCGAGGAGGAACCGGCCGTGA